One Capsicum annuum cultivar UCD-10X-F1 chromosome 2, UCD10Xv1.1, whole genome shotgun sequence genomic window carries:
- the LOC107860296 gene encoding heterogeneous nuclear ribonucleoprotein 87F isoform X2: protein MIKFGDLEDCIVMKERATGRSRGFGYVTFATLEDAKNALSKEHFLGSRMLEVKVATPKEEMRAPAKKVTRIFVARIPPSVSEATFRSYFEKYGEITDLYMPKDPSTKGHRGIGFITFDRAESVDDLMSDTHELGGSTIVVDRATPKEEEFRPVSRMSQGGGGGYGAYNAYINATTRYAALGTPTLYDHPSSMYGRGGGGGFPSRGGMGQKIFVGRLPQEATTEDLRQYFGRFGRVLDVYVPKDPRRPGHRGFGFVTFADDGVADRVSRRPHEICGHQVAIDSATPLDDAGPSSNYMMDPPPPPPPEPYGGYGGPMRSYGRMYGGLDYDDWGYGLGGGRPSRSDMRYRPY, encoded by the exons ATGATCAAATTCGGGGACTTAGAGGACTGTATTGTCATGAAG GAGCGTGCTACTGGTCGTTCTCGTGGATTCGGCTATGTCACATTTGCTACACTTGAGGATGCTAAG AATGCATTGTCTAAGGAGCACTTTCTTGGAAGCAGAATGCTAGAAGTGAAAGTGGCGACACCAAAG GAGGAGATGAGGGCTCCTGCAAAGAAAGTGACCAGGATTTTTGTTGCTAGGATTCCTCCGTCTGTATCTGAAGCTACTTTCAGAAG ttATTTTGAGAAGTACGGTGAAATAACAGATCTATATATGCCAAAG GATCCATCTACCAAGGGACATCGTGGAATTGGGTTTATAACTTTTGACCGTGCTG AATCAGTTGATGATCTGATGAGTGACACCCATGAACTGGGAGGTTCCACAATTGTTGTCGACCGAGCAACACCCAAG GAAGAAGAATTCAGACCTGTTAGTCGGATGTCGCAGGGTGGTGGAGGAGGATATGGTGCATATAATGCATATATTAATGCAACAACTAGATATGCTGCGCTTGGTACTCCCACCTTATATGACCATCCTAGTTCTATGTATGGAA gAGGCGGTGGAGGAGGATTTCCATCTCGTGGTGGCATGGGCCAGAAGATCTTTGTTGGCCGGCTACCTCAAGAGGCAACAACTGAAGATCTTCGCCAGTATTTTGGTAGATTTGGCCGTGTTTTAGATGTTTACGTTCCAaag GATCCCAGAAGACCAGGGCACAGAGGGTTTGGTTTTGTCACCTTTGCTGACGATGGTGTTGCGGATCGTGTTTCTCGAAGACCTCATGAAATATGTGGACATCAG GTTGCAATTGATTCTGCCACTCCCCTTGATGATGCTGGTCCAAGTAGTAATTACATGATGGATCCTCCTCCCCCTCCTCCTCCTGAACCTTATGGGGGATATGGTGGTCCTATGCGTTCCTATGGCAGGATGTATGGGGGCCTAGATTATGATGAT TGGGGTTACGGCTTGGGTGGAGGGAGACCTTCAAGATCAGATATGAGATACAGGCCCTACTAG
- the LOC107860296 gene encoding RNA-binding protein Musashi homolog 2 isoform X1, with amino-acid sequence MSERKLVVLGIPWDVDTEGLREYMIKFGDLEDCIVMKERATGRSRGFGYVTFATLEDAKNALSKEHFLGSRMLEVKVATPKEEMRAPAKKVTRIFVARIPPSVSEATFRSYFEKYGEITDLYMPKDPSTKGHRGIGFITFDRAESVDDLMSDTHELGGSTIVVDRATPKEEEFRPVSRMSQGGGGGYGAYNAYINATTRYAALGTPTLYDHPSSMYGRGGGGGFPSRGGMGQKIFVGRLPQEATTEDLRQYFGRFGRVLDVYVPKDPRRPGHRGFGFVTFADDGVADRVSRRPHEICGHQVAIDSATPLDDAGPSSNYMMDPPPPPPPEPYGGYGGPMRSYGRMYGGLDYDDWGYGLGGGRPSRSDMRYRPY; translated from the exons ATGTCGGAGAGGAAACTCGTG gTTTTAGGCATTCCATGGGACGTGGATACAGAAGGTCTAAGGGAGTATATGATCAAATTCGGGGACTTAGAGGACTGTATTGTCATGAAG GAGCGTGCTACTGGTCGTTCTCGTGGATTCGGCTATGTCACATTTGCTACACTTGAGGATGCTAAG AATGCATTGTCTAAGGAGCACTTTCTTGGAAGCAGAATGCTAGAAGTGAAAGTGGCGACACCAAAG GAGGAGATGAGGGCTCCTGCAAAGAAAGTGACCAGGATTTTTGTTGCTAGGATTCCTCCGTCTGTATCTGAAGCTACTTTCAGAAG ttATTTTGAGAAGTACGGTGAAATAACAGATCTATATATGCCAAAG GATCCATCTACCAAGGGACATCGTGGAATTGGGTTTATAACTTTTGACCGTGCTG AATCAGTTGATGATCTGATGAGTGACACCCATGAACTGGGAGGTTCCACAATTGTTGTCGACCGAGCAACACCCAAG GAAGAAGAATTCAGACCTGTTAGTCGGATGTCGCAGGGTGGTGGAGGAGGATATGGTGCATATAATGCATATATTAATGCAACAACTAGATATGCTGCGCTTGGTACTCCCACCTTATATGACCATCCTAGTTCTATGTATGGAA gAGGCGGTGGAGGAGGATTTCCATCTCGTGGTGGCATGGGCCAGAAGATCTTTGTTGGCCGGCTACCTCAAGAGGCAACAACTGAAGATCTTCGCCAGTATTTTGGTAGATTTGGCCGTGTTTTAGATGTTTACGTTCCAaag GATCCCAGAAGACCAGGGCACAGAGGGTTTGGTTTTGTCACCTTTGCTGACGATGGTGTTGCGGATCGTGTTTCTCGAAGACCTCATGAAATATGTGGACATCAG GTTGCAATTGATTCTGCCACTCCCCTTGATGATGCTGGTCCAAGTAGTAATTACATGATGGATCCTCCTCCCCCTCCTCCTCCTGAACCTTATGGGGGATATGGTGGTCCTATGCGTTCCTATGGCAGGATGTATGGGGGCCTAGATTATGATGAT TGGGGTTACGGCTTGGGTGGAGGGAGACCTTCAAGATCAGATATGAGATACAGGCCCTACTAG
- the LOC107860295 gene encoding uncharacterized protein LOC107860295 — MKQNTSSLRNSGLYTSPATPEYGDDNVRGFQKGWSSERVPLGNSSRRHISATALLPFNSGRTVPSKWDDADRWITSPVSSYGVWKTPNVQPYRRPKSKSGPLGAPGIMYLPNYSPSAPILEGGSVSNFIANSPFTTGVLVPDGVSIHYGAGGNSGGLYAENSMARATSAPGLSDLFSESSVASSQDDDTKEPDSVSFAASRRDMATQMSPGDSTHASPQERSSSIPSGVEQNKQHSAKVEIRDVRVDKGAPISGLSRRSRVRKPKKELPDVSESISPWDVADRAKNVSKSQREEARITAWENLQKAKAEAEIQKLEMKLEKKRSASMDKIVNKLRHAQLKAQDMRRATSESQPRQSRRDSHRIIPFRQYFKIASFRSCFVCRIP, encoded by the exons ATGAAGCAGAACACTAGTTCCTTGAGGAATTCAGGTTTATATACAAGTCCAGCAACACCAGAATATGGAGATGATAATGTGAGAGGATTTCAGAAGGGATGGAGTTCCGAACGAGTCCCGTTGGGAAACAGCAGCAGGAGGCATATTAGTGCCACTGCATTGTTGCCTTTCAATAGTGGAAGGACAGTGCCCTCAAAATGGGATGATGCTGACAGGTGGATTACTAGCCCAGTGTCGAGTTATGGCGTTTGGAAGACTCCAAACGTGCAACCCTATAGGCGCCCCAAGTCAAAAAGTGGGCCGCTTGGGGCGCCTGGCATTATGTACTTACCGAACTACTCACCCTCCGCGCCAATTCTAGAAGGTGGAAGCGTAAGTAACTTCATTGCAAACTCACCATTTACAACAGGTGTACTGGTGCCTGATGGTGTATCCATTCATTATGGTGCTGGCGGAAACTCGGGTGGTCTATATGCTGAGAATAGTATGGCTCGAGCAACTAGTGCTCCTGGTCTATCGGATTTGTTCAGTGAATCCTCGGTCGCAAGCTCCCAAG ATGATGACACCAAGGAGCCAGATTCGGTTTCCTTTGCAGCTTCGAGGAGAGACATGGCAACACAGATGAGCCCTGGTGACAGTACACATGCCTCTCCCCAAGAAAGGTCATCTTCAATCCCTTCTGGAGTGGAGCAGAACAAGCAGCATTCTGCTAAAGTCGAGATTAGGGATGTGCGGGTTGACAAAGGAGCCCCCATTTCAGGGCTATCTCGGAGAAGCCGGGTGAGGAAACCCAAGAAAGAATTACCAGATGTGAGTGAGTCAATTTCACCATGGGATGTTGCAGATAGAGCAAAGAACGTGTCAAA GTCACAAAGAGAGGAAGCCAGGATCACAGCTTGGGAGAACTTGCAGAAAGCCAAAGCTGAAGCAGAAATCCAAAAGCTTGAG ATGAAACTAGAAAAGAAGAGGTCAGCATCGATGGATAAGATTGTGAACAAGCTTAGACATGCTCAGTTGAAGGCTCAAGATATGAGACGTGCAACTTCGGAAAGTCAGCCCCGTCAGTCTCGAAGGGATTCCCACAGAATCATACCATTTCGGCAGTATTTCAAGATTGCCTCATTTAGGAGTTGCTTTGTTTGCCGTATCCCTTAA